GTTttgctttatttattttgtttaaattCTCTGAGCTTTAAATACGTcttgtttttactattttctttgtacagtgtccttgagtgttttgaaaggtgctaataaataaaatgtattattattattattattattattaggactACTACTACTAGATGCTACATCAGTGAATTGTATTTGCTGCCTCTAGGGGGCGTCTACAAGTCCATGTTATGTTTTCCCTCTTTACTGTACCTCTTCCTTCACTGCATTTCCGtccccctcctccagctccttcttTAGGTTGTCTCTCTCGCTCCGGAGATCAGTAATCTCGCTCTGCAACGTTTCTCTGCATGTCAACAAGCACAAGGATCAGTTAGACGTCTCCACTCAACACagtgggttttttattttttacatctcAATCAGTTGAATATTTACTGATTCAGTGCAAGGTGTAACAgtacatgtatgtacacatatttgaatttgtctgtgtgtatgtggctgtgcatgtacatgtgcgcgcgcgcacgtgtgtgtgtgtgtgtgtgtgtgtgtgtgtgtgtgtatggcctggaacaaaaccatctgaaaaggctcCCTCCTCAATACGTTCAAtctaatggggtcccaattcagGGCCTCAACTTtctttgggcccgggacaactggcccctcggtgtgtgtgcgtgtgtgtgtatgtgtatgtgtgtgtgtgtgtgtgtgtgtgtgtgtgtgctaccaacTTCTCTGCTTCGTGCTCTTCCTCCAGTATGCGCAGTGCTTCCCTCTTGGCCTCCAACTCGTCTGTCAAACTGATAGGATGAAACCACTTGCAGTCAGCTTCTATATTTCTTCACAATTGACATGCTAACTTCCACAATATTCGACAATAATAATCTTTTTTGTCTTACCTTTTCCCTTTGGTCTCTATTGTTTTCAACTCTGTGAGAAGTGCTTCTTTTTTGGCAAGGAATTTCTTCTGGTGTGCCTTTCTGTTGCTATGTTCCAGTTTCAGATGAAGAGAACCTAATTTGTCCAGAAGCATCTGTGGCGTAGGCAGTCAAAGCAAATGAATGCCAACAGAAAATGTGAAACAAAGAAGGTAAGACAAAACGTGTTCAGCAAAGAGTATTGGTTTTGTTCGGTCCTTATGTACTATACAGCAGAATATATGATCACAATTGGTTGTTTCATTACGTGATCACATTCTACTGTAGTGCTTCATGTATTTTTCACCTAAGCAGATACTTTTGAAGGAGTTCTCCTGGGTATTAAACATTCAAATGCATCATCATCATTTCAACACCGTCACATTAGCCTAAATAGTACTAACTAGTCAGCAGCATACTTGTGTCAAAACCAGGCGGCACAAACCTGATGCTGAGATTTCTTATCAGCGATCATCTGTTGTAGGTTTTTGACCTTCTTCTTGTGTTCTTTGGTTTGAGTCTCGTGCTGTTGTCGGATGTCATCATACTCTTGTGTCAAGAGTTGGGTCTCCTCTTCTAGAAACCTCTgcagacagataggcctacacttaatTAAAACGTACCATGGGCTAACTTGGGCGCTGTATCAAGGTCAGGGAATATTTTAGTCATAACATAGGTCCAGTTCAATGACATTAAAATGGCTCGAATTGATAAGAAGCCCTTTGGGATACAACAGCAACCCAAGTGTATGTTTCACACCACGCTAGCCATTCTAAAGAGGATGTAGGCCAACTTGGACATAATCACCATCTTGTTTTCCCAATCTGGATCGGTGTTGACACCTCTCTCGTCCATTGTAGGAATCTGCAAGGCAATAGAAAGAAGAGTTTATTTACAATTTCCCACCTGGGTGAGTAGCATCCTTAGTAGTATGATGCTGCTTACCATTTGCGTCGCTGTCCCTGTAGTAGCCGAGGTTGATTCGCTTTTGTTTTTCATGTTGGGGGGGTACTACAGTGGAATCATAAAAGTAACACAGAAGACACAGACCGGCGATAAATGTAATAAAGCAACGAAATATAAAAGTTTCTTGTCAACTCGTGCTCTACCACAGCAGCAGTCAGTGGCTGGAATGTAAACTTCCGCTTGAACTTCCGGGTAGTAATAATGCACGAAACGCCATAATAAGAGTTCTATTTAGCTACAGGAAAACAATTTATTTCACCATGTATTTGCAACCAAAATAGCCATCACTATTTGCAAATATGTATAAACTTAAttcctttttaaaataaaataaaaagcaacaGAAGTAATTCATAGCGAGGAGTGACACCCCAAATTTGCACATTTGCGGCCAAACTGCAGGCCAGGGTCGACCAGCACCCGTGAGGGCCACACTGACAGGTGCACGTTGGCAAATGATTAGAACTACACAACACAAGCATAGAAAAATGGCCCATTGGAAGGGAAAACGGCTTGAAGAAGCCCAAAACAGTCCGTCATTATCGAGGTGAGTGGTCGAGACttaaaatgcttttttgcaagACTTCAGCTGACCAAAAACCAATGAGGCAATGGCCAAATGtcatcacataggcctatgtttgtagcctaccatgtgatTCTAAGTTTATTAATGGAACGTCAAATCATTAATGCGATGCACGAGAGCATCATGTGTATTTTCCCTTATTCACTATGCAGAGTGTTTTCAGCACTGACCTTGAAAGAATGAGGAAAGAAGTCGAGGCGGTTGGAATATTGCTGAAAACGCTGCTGACGAGGGCAGACATGCTGGATCCTGAGCAGGTGGACATCTTCGTGGAGAGAGTCATGGGTCTTCTACTAATGAAGTACAAGGGTCACTGGTACCCCGATAACCCTACAAAAGGTCAAGCGTTTAGGTGAAGGACGATTAtgctacatgttttttttaaattatttttttaacaaaGCAATTGACAATGGGAAATGGGCAAAAGCATTTTTTCCAAACAGAAAAACtttttataaatatgtaatttttAAAATTAAAGTGTATTTAGTGAGTGAGATATGAATAGCCTATAAATGGCAAATTTGTAGATCTGGGAAAATATCGTAAATATTTCTTTGTTTGATTTCATGCGCAGGTGTATTCGTGTTAATGGTCACCAGAGCGTGGATCCTGAGCTGCTGTCGGCCTGCCTGGAGACGGGGGTGCAGTACTGCTACCTGGGCCTGCCTCCAGAACTCACCGTCTGGGTCGACCCGGGAGAAGTCAGCTGCAGGTAagcgggacccactagtttgacgccctctcggtacttcacatggtaatcaaacatttcaaacaagcaatttaaattatagggttagggttaaggttagggttatggttaggtttaggcTCGTATGACgcaagcggtaagtaccgaaagggcgtcgaactagtgagtcccgcaGGTAAGCACCCTCAAGTTGCAGGTAACCACTCCCACAGTCCATGCTCCTCCCACGCACACAGTCCAACTAtgttctctctataggctacattGCCCATACATCCCACAGTCCATGctggctcactcactcactaactcactcacacacacacaatactgaatGCCCTCtctaacaaccacacacactatgCAGTAGGACTACCTCATGCCCCTTTCATCACATCAAGCACATGCACTTGTAGCCATCACTTCACTCACAGTCCTTCCcctccctgccacacacacagcgctgcacACAACCAGTCCTTACTCTCtcaccaggggtgtagtggggggTGCGCAGTCcatccacttctcctgaagtgagatttaaaaatcttctgcccatgtttgaatacaacaaGCAATGAGCTTGTAGCAGTATAGCAGgagattgaccaaacagatgaaaacggagaagcaatgaccgTAGATCAAGaacagttgggggggggggttgagatgataaggtgcctaattatttgatgacgttacaAATCGCGTaccaccactttaaaaatccccactacaccactgtctctcacacatgcacccatCCTAAAGTATGCCCAGGCCAACCTTTTATTATTTTACACTTCTTATATTAAAAGAGCTTTGACACCGTCCTCTCATCCCCCAgcatttctatgcatgtgacaaacaACCATCCTTATATCCTAATGTGGAAACGCAGTCTCCTTAGTTAGTACTGtgatgcagggttttttttaaccatAAACCTAGACTTTCTTTTTTGACCATTATgaatttgaagtgtgtgtgttaagagagagaagagtttccCAAGTCTTCATGACTCCCTTGCCCTCAGGTACAGCGAGGACACTCCACCTTTTACCCTCGCAAGGTTCATTGGCGACGCTCAGGATGTCGACAATGACGACGTCTTGCTGAGAGTGAGAAGTGCCCTGGAAAAAGTGTCCGACGACGGTGGTGGTCCTCCCTGTGTGTTCTCCCATGCCGCCGCTGAATACGACCACGGGCTGGCCACCCCTCCCTCGGAGCCGGACAGCGATTACTGCACCGCCTCCTCAGAGAGCCTCTCCAGCGTCTCCTCCTCGCCAGAGCACCAGAGCTCAGCGTCAGCCTCGTCGCCACAAGACAGacctgccgctgccgctgctgctgccacgcCGTTCCAAAACAGGACCCCTCCTTTACAGGTAGgggtaaggcaggggtggggaacctatgtcttgagggccgtttgcggcccttgaggccgttgtctccggcccccgatatcattttaatgttatgcaacttcacatgaaatatgacatattttgtaaaggaatcttagaaattacatttccaatgcaattaagttatattcaggggacatagataaggtggggactgttttaaaggtgtctaccttcactataggcctaaattgcatggg
This window of the Engraulis encrasicolus isolate BLACKSEA-1 chromosome 7, IST_EnEncr_1.0, whole genome shotgun sequence genome carries:
- the LOC134452420 gene encoding maternal B9.10 protein-like, translated to MIRTTQHKHRKMAHWKGKRLEEAQNSPSLSSTDLERMRKEVEAVGILLKTLLTRADMLDPEQVDIFVERVMGLLLMKYKGHWYPDNPTKGQAFRCIRVNGHQSVDPELLSACLETGVQYCYLGLPPELTVWVDPGEVSCRYSEDTPPFTLARFIGDAQDVDNDDVLLRVRSALEKVSDDGGGPPCVFSHAAAEYDHGLATPPSEPDSDYCTASSESLSSVSSSPEHQSSASASSPQDRPAAAAAAATPFQNRTPPLQVMYPALPPPPQPLLPMPWGAVPAVRAPVEARPCLMLDPRGRPMPPAVRPHNWSSRPACLSHHSPMWHFPPGADTPCHGSVRGAWPLAGK